The following proteins are co-located in the candidate division WOR-3 bacterium genome:
- a CDS encoding DUF4143 domain-containing protein gives MYPKVLDLPKDEKIYYLNEIVGSYVLKDILAFEKIKNSMTLLNLLKLLAYQLGKEVSLSELAQKLHINVKTVARYLDLLEKSYIIFQLKPFKGNLRKAISEKSKYYFYDVGIRNAIIEDFREIEKRDPKEVGDLFENFFISEYLKKCKYTKPIASLYFYRDYEQKEVDLIERDSEGNLRGFEIKSKAKEKGKPPKELLEAYPELHLEVVDINNFIELVAA, from the coding sequence ATGTACCCGAAAGTCCTCGACCTGCCCAAGGATGAAAAAATTTATTACCTTAATGAAATCGTCGGCTCCTACGTCCTCAAGGATATCCTTGCTTTCGAGAAAATCAAAAACAGCATGACCTTGCTAAACCTACTGAAACTTCTCGCATACCAACTGGGAAAAGAGGTTTCCCTGAGCGAACTGGCCCAAAAACTCCACATAAACGTTAAAACCGTTGCGAGATATTTGGACCTTCTGGAAAAGAGTTACATCATTTTCCAGCTCAAGCCCTTTAAAGGAAACCTGCGAAAGGCAATATCCGAAAAGTCCAAATATTATTTCTATGATGTGGGGATAAGAAATGCCATCATAGAGGATTTCCGGGAGATTGAAAAGAGAGACCCAAAGGAAGTGGGCGACCTCTTTGAAAACTTTTTCATATCTGAATACCTAAAGAAATGCAAATATACAAAGCCCATTGCCTCACTCTATTTTTACAGGGATTATGAGCAGAAGGAAGTCGATCTCATTGAAAGGGATAGCGAAGGTAACCTGAGGGGGTTTGAAATAAAATCAAAAGCAAAAGAGAAAGGGAAGCCACCAAAAGAGCTATTAGAAGCCTATCCTGAACTTCATCTCGAGGTTGTAGACATCAACAATTTTATCGAACTTGTTGCCGCTTAA
- a CDS encoding DUF2905 family protein: MGKFLIQVGLLFLFLGLLLVLFENLKFRIPGDIIIKKPNLTIFIPIGTSIILSLLLTLLLNLFIGLRK, encoded by the coding sequence ATGGGAAAGTTTTTAATTCAGGTTGGTCTTCTTTTCCTTTTCCTTGGTTTATTGCTGGTTCTCTTTGAAAATCTTAAGTTCAGGATACCGGGAGATATCATTATTAAGAAACCGAACCTCACCATCTTCATACCCATTGGAACCAGTATAATCCTTTCCCTACTCCTCACGCTACTTTTAAACCTCTTCATCGGGCTTAGAAAGTGA
- a CDS encoding LptF/LptG family permease — protein MKKIDLYFVKNLLLSFLGALFALTLILLVNTVFQLMDLLVRKGVPFLTVMHLIAYTLPFIMNMTVPMSFLVAGLLTFGRSAGNNEMLCLRSSGIDLKVILRKLAIVLAIIALLNLIFNLFILPETNYRLKKTLYEIRLKKPAIEIEPGIFNKIENYLIYAATKDEKTGTLNDVKIQEIKKDGVRFISARKGKIQSTKGGSLVLELYDGEFLEVKGEKKEQLRRANFKKDILILRVNKENFYRDVVYRADREKSYLSLLKEIKEAQKELNSYPKEDKISRNFVKRRINAILAEINTRFALPFAAIIFVFFAFPIALKYKFTGYGSALGVSFFFFILYYILLLAGQEIARRSLFNPYIAIWIPNLLFALMSFFFTKKELAK, from the coding sequence GTGAAAAAGATAGATCTCTACTTCGTCAAAAACCTACTTCTCTCCTTCCTTGGGGCACTTTTCGCCCTGACCCTCATTTTACTCGTAAATACCGTTTTTCAACTCATGGACCTTTTGGTTAGAAAAGGTGTACCCTTTCTAACCGTAATGCACCTTATTGCCTATACCCTGCCCTTCATAATGAACATGACTGTCCCTATGTCCTTTCTCGTCGCTGGGCTTCTCACCTTTGGAAGGAGCGCGGGTAATAACGAAATGCTGTGCCTTAGAAGCTCTGGAATAGACTTAAAAGTGATTTTAAGAAAATTGGCCATTGTGTTAGCTATAATTGCCCTTTTAAACCTCATCTTTAACCTGTTTATTCTTCCCGAAACCAATTATCGCCTGAAAAAGACCCTTTACGAAATCAGGTTGAAAAAGCCCGCCATAGAAATTGAACCGGGAATTTTCAACAAAATAGAAAACTACTTAATCTACGCTGCTACAAAGGATGAAAAAACAGGAACGTTGAACGATGTAAAAATACAAGAGATAAAGAAAGATGGAGTGAGATTCATTTCTGCCCGCAAGGGGAAGATACAATCCACTAAAGGCGGAAGCTTAGTTTTAGAGCTCTATGACGGAGAATTTCTCGAAGTTAAAGGAGAAAAGAAGGAACAGTTAAGAAGGGCAAACTTCAAAAAGGATATACTCATTCTCAGAGTCAACAAAGAAAACTTTTACAGGGATGTGGTTTACAGGGCCGACCGAGAGAAGAGCTACCTTTCTCTTCTTAAAGAAATTAAGGAAGCCCAAAAGGAGTTAAACAGTTATCCGAAAGAAGATAAGATCTCTCGGAATTTTGTTAAAAGGCGTATAAATGCCATTTTAGCAGAAATTAATACGAGGTTTGCCCTGCCCTTTGCTGCAATAATCTTCGTATTCTTCGCCTTTCCTATTGCCCTTAAGTACAAATTTACTGGCTACGGCTCTGCCCTCGGTGTCTCCTTTTTCTTCTTCATCCTCTACTACATCTTGCTTCTTGCTGGTCAGGAAATTGCAAGAAGAAGCCTTTTTAACCCGTACATAGCCATCTGGATTCCAAATCTGCTCTTTGCTTTAATGTCCTTCTTTTTTACGAAAAAGGAGCTGGCAAAATGA
- the era gene encoding GTPase Era translates to MDASSREKFKAGYVAVVGKPNVGKSTFLNTMIKFKLSAISPKPQTTRHKILGILNGENYQILFLDTPGIMEKPRHELDKWLLKRAFEAIEDADVIVMMAEPEKPDEVDMQIVNKIRESGKPAILLINKIDTIDKKLVLPVIDAYAKTETFKEIIPVSVLKNINLDVALEKIVEFLPESPPFYPEDAVTDRNERFLVQEIIREKLFLLYGEEIPYSAAVEIEEFREQDESHGGKDYIRAVIHVEKDSQKKIIIGKNGEKIKKLGTVSRKEIEAFLGRPVFLELWVKVSEKWRQKPGFIKEIGY, encoded by the coding sequence TTGGATGCCAGTTCCAGAGAGAAATTTAAGGCAGGTTACGTTGCCGTTGTAGGCAAACCCAACGTGGGCAAATCCACTTTTCTCAACACAATGATTAAGTTCAAACTCTCTGCCATAAGTCCTAAGCCACAGACGACGAGACACAAAATCCTTGGAATTCTAAACGGAGAAAATTATCAAATCCTCTTCCTCGACACCCCCGGAATCATGGAAAAACCCAGACACGAACTGGATAAGTGGCTTCTAAAAAGAGCCTTTGAAGCCATAGAGGACGCCGACGTGATCGTAATGATGGCAGAACCCGAAAAACCAGACGAAGTGGATATGCAAATTGTCAACAAAATTAGAGAATCAGGAAAGCCAGCCATTCTCCTCATCAATAAAATTGATACCATTGATAAAAAGCTGGTACTTCCCGTTATAGATGCCTATGCAAAGACAGAGACCTTCAAGGAAATTATACCCGTAAGTGTCCTTAAAAACATAAACTTAGATGTTGCCCTTGAGAAGATTGTTGAATTCCTTCCTGAATCACCACCCTTTTACCCTGAGGATGCAGTAACCGATAGGAACGAACGGTTTTTAGTACAAGAGATTATAAGGGAAAAATTGTTCCTCCTTTACGGCGAAGAAATACCCTATTCAGCGGCTGTAGAAATTGAGGAGTTTAGAGAGCAGGACGAGAGTCACGGTGGTAAAGATTACATAAGAGCGGTTATTCATGTTGAAAAGGATAGTCAAAAAAAGATCATCATTGGAAAAAACGGTGAGAAGATTAAAAAACTGGGAACCGTAAGCAGAAAGGAGATTGAGGCCTTCCTCGGACGGCCCGTTTTCTTAGAGCTCTGGGTAAAGGTTAGCGAAAAGTGGAGACAAAAACCGGGATTTATTAAAGAAATAGGGTACTGA
- a CDS encoding HAD-IIA family hydrolase, producing MKKLDYFLLDLDGTLILGKKVLSGAIEFLEELKKKRKKFIILTNNSSKSSTAYLRFLRKLGFPVNPENILTSGMATAIFLKERKVKEAYIVGTKSTIREFESLGIRFNPQSKNLVLTFDTTLNFKKLEKATEILRNKEGVYVATHPDNICPIEEGFIPDVGSFIALLKEATGKVPDFIPGKPSKYFFEKAMALLQAVPEETAIVGDRLTTDIKTGKDFGITSIMVLTGETTRKDLENSEIKPDLVFENLTELTEFLRSRQ from the coding sequence GTGAAAAAGCTAGATTACTTTTTGCTCGACCTCGATGGAACATTGATCCTGGGGAAAAAAGTTTTAAGTGGTGCCATTGAATTCCTCGAGGAGCTGAAAAAAAAGAGGAAGAAATTTATCATCCTTACAAACAACTCCTCAAAAAGTAGCACAGCCTACCTGAGATTCCTGAGAAAATTGGGATTTCCAGTTAATCCCGAAAACATCCTTACATCTGGTATGGCAACGGCCATTTTTTTAAAAGAAAGGAAGGTAAAAGAAGCCTACATCGTGGGAACTAAAAGCACCATAAGAGAGTTTGAATCCTTGGGAATTAGGTTTAATCCGCAAAGTAAAAATTTAGTCTTAACCTTTGACACCACCTTAAACTTCAAGAAGTTAGAAAAAGCAACGGAAATCCTGAGAAACAAAGAAGGGGTTTATGTTGCTACCCATCCGGACAACATTTGCCCCATCGAAGAGGGATTCATTCCTGATGTGGGTTCTTTTATTGCGCTCCTAAAGGAGGCTACAGGCAAAGTGCCCGATTTTATACCTGGAAAACCCAGCAAGTACTTTTTTGAAAAGGCAATGGCGCTGCTGCAGGCCGTTCCTGAAGAAACAGCAATAGTAGGAGATAGACTTACAACGGACATTAAGACAGGTAAGGACTTTGGGATAACTTCCATAATGGTCCTTACAGGTGAAACTACGAGGAAGGACCTCGAAAACTCTGAAATAAAACCTGACTTAGTTTTCGAAAACCTTACCGAATTGACCGAATTTTTAAGGAGTAGGCAATGA